GACCGACGGGGTGACGGTGCTGGACATGGCCAAGGCCTATGCCGTCTTCGGCAATCAAGGCATCCGCTCGGAGCCCTATGCCATCACCAAGGTATCGGACCGGCACGGGCGGGTCTGGCTGGAGCAAAGGCCCAAGCAGGAGCAGGTCATATCTCCTGAAGTGGCCTACATCATGACCGACGTCCTGCGCAACGTCATCTACCCCCACCGCCTGGGCGTCGGGGGGACCGCCGGCCGCTGGGGCCTGCCCGGGGGCAGGCCGGCCGCCGGCAAGACAGGCACCACCAACAACTGGACCGATGCCTGGTTCGTGGGCTACACGCCCCAGTTGACCACCGCCGTATGGATCGGCCACGCCAAGGAGCAGCGGACCTTGCGGGACAGCCGGGGCTCCCTGGTGACGGGCGGCAGCCATCCCGCCGCCATCTGGCACGCCATCATGGCCAAGGCCCACGAGTCCATGCCGGTGGAGGACTTCCCCCGGCCCCAGAACATCGTCAACGCCGTAATCTGCAGTAAGACGGGCACCCTGCCCGGTCCCTACTGCCCCGAGGGGTACCGCTACACCGAAGTTTTCATCCAGGGGACGGAGCCCACCCAGGTTGAGGATATTTTCCAGCCTTATCTGGTCTGTGCCGACCGGCCCGACGTCCTGTACACGCCCGGCTGCACCTGTGATCCCGTGGAGAAGATCTTCATGCGGCCCGCCCCCCAAGAGGAAGGGGAGGAAGGGGCCACGGATCCGCTGCCCCGGGAGCCGGGACTGCTCCCCCCCACCACCACCTGCACCCCCTTCGGGCGTCCCGTGGGGCCGCCGGTGGGATCGGCCACCATCACCGTGGAAGCCGACTCCTTCAGGCCCGGCCGCATCACCGGCTTCAGGGCGGGCTCCCATTACCGGCTGACCATCACCAGCACCGAGCGGGACTTCCGGTTCGTCATTCCCGAGGTGAACCTGCAGGCCACCATCCTGGCCGGCGAGACGGCCACCGTCCATTTCATCCCGCCCCGGGCGGGCAACTACCTGTTCTACTTCCGGGCCGACGGGGAGGAGTTGGGCCCCGGCACCTTGGTGGTGACGGGTAGTTCCCCCTTTGATGAGGAGCCGGACGACGGGGATGAGGACGACGAGGCCGGGGAAGAGGCCGGGGACGACAACGGCGATGAAGACGCCGGCCGGGACGACGACAGGACCCGTGGCAACGGGGATGACGATGACCGGGAAGACGATGTCGACGACGATGATGATCGCCGGAACGGCCGCGGCAACGGCCCGCCCTTTTCCCGGCGGCGGGGCCGCTAGCCCTGGAGCCTGACCACCGTCACCCCTAAGCCGCCCTCATGGGCCGGGGCCAGCCGGGCCTGGGCCACCCGCCGGTCTTCCTTCAGGAACCGCTGCACAGCGGCCCGCAAGGTGCCCGTGCCCTTGCCGTGGACGATGCGCACTTCCGCCAGGCCCGCCAGCAGGGCGTCGTCCAGGTACTTGTCCAGTTTGGCCAGGGCTTCATCCACCGTCATGCCCCGCAAGTGGAGTTCCAGCGGCATGTGGGCCGCCTTGGCGGCAGCCAGGGGCTGCCCCGGCTTATCCGCCGCCGGCACCGGCGCCGGGGCGGGGGCGGCTCCCGCGGGGGGCGGCGCCAACTGATCCACGTCCACCTTCATGGTCAGGGCGCCTAGACGCACCATGGCCGACCTGCCTTCATCCAGGTAGTGCATCAACTCTCCCGCCTGCTGCAGGGCCCGCACCCAGACGGGTTCCCCGGGCCGGGGCGGCCAGGGGACTTCCCTGCCCGCGGCCTGGCCGGGGGCAACGGATGGGGGCGCCGCCGGCCCTGGGGCATCTTCCTGCTTCGCCTCGGCGGCGGTGCGGGCCAGGAGGGCGCCGGCTTCCTGCCGGATTTGGGCCAGGCGGCGCCGGGTCTTCTCCCCCACGGCTTCTCCCGCCTTGGCTCCTTCCCGGGCCGCCTGTCGCAGGCGGGCCAGGAGTTCCTCGGCTTCTTCCGTCAGGC
The window above is part of the Sphingobacteriaceae bacterium genome. Proteins encoded here:
- a CDS encoding Smr/MutS family protein; translation: GARVVATTHHSRLKAFALAEPRAANASVAFDPQTLAPTYRLVIGVPGRSHALTIAARLGMPGEILDEAQQWLDPGSGRLEEAIAGAEDIHREMEGQRQRLARELAQVEALRRELEEKLAAAAEQRARWLSVTREAATTRLNRLTEEAEELLARLRQAAREGAKAGEAVGEKTRRRLAQIRQEAGALLARTAAEAKQEDAPGPAAPPSVAPGQAAGREVPWPPRPGEPVWVRALQQAGELMHYLDEGRSAMVRLGALTMKVDVDQLAPPPAGAAPAPAPVPAADKPGQPLAAAKAAHMPLELHLRGMTVDEALAKLDKYLDDALLAGLAEVRIVHGKGTGTLRAAVQRFLKEDRRVAQARLAPAHEGGLGVTVVRLQG